The Leptospira perdikensis genome contains the following window.
AAACCTGGAGGGTTCGGGCTAATATAATAATCAGGTAAACCGTTTCCATTGGAATCTACGGCATCAGGAATCCCATCACCATTCGTATCGAGTAAAAGAAGGTTAGGTGTTGTGCCGCCTGTGAGATTGATTCCATCAGAAACACCATCTCCATCAACATCCACCAAGGTTCCATCTGGTTTCCCATCACCTGACAGATCTATAGCGGTGCCTGGTGTTAGGTTTTGTGCAGAGGAAGAGGGTGAGCCACCTAGTAAGCCAATCAATAAAGAAAATATATTGGAGTCTGTCTGAGAGTTTACACCTGGAATTGGAAAACAATAACTTGTGAATATTGAAAAGAAAAGAACCAGATAAATTTTGTTTCGCATAAAGAGATTCGCTTTGCCTAAAATTTCAAATAAGATTTTAAAATGAAACTGCGCATTCGTTTGCTCTGAGCAACTAAAATTACGAAGATGAAAAGAAATCTCCCAAAATACCGCTAAGAACGTTCTGAAATCATTGAAAAAACGTTTTTAGCGGTTTGGGGCTAATGGAGCTTAGGTTTTTAGTCGGTATCTTGAAAGAATAAAATTCTCTCAGTATGGAAACACAAACAGGTACTATTGATGAAGGAGTTGAATTCCTTAGTCTTTATCAATGTGTATTCGAAATTCCAAAATAGATGGAGTTATGTGTGTCGGTTAATCTTTCAAAACGGTTCGCATCATAAATCAAAAGATGATTGATCGAACCCGCATAAGAATCATTGGTTTGTTCAAAGTTTATGGATCGGATTTTGGATGATTTCTACTAAAATCAACATAAAGTTTTAAATTTCCATAAAATTGATAAGATAACGAGATCCTCGCCTGAAATCCTAAAATTTCAGTGATATTGTTTGGATTGGTTACCAGATGAAGAGGGAAGGTTTGAAAGTGTTGGCTTCGTTCACTGTCACTACCAGTAGTCTTCCATTCAATGGATTCATAGCAATGCTTGGCTCGATACCGGAACCAGTTCCTTGTCCCGCCGAGATATCTGTGTGGGTACAGCTAGTTCCATCTAAGTTACATCGGAATAAACTTGGTTTCTTATCATTGGCATTGTTTCGGGTCACTACTAATAATTTACCATTCATCCGATCAATCACTGCTTTAGGCTCCATACCTGAATCAGTTCCTTGTCCAACAGAGATATCTGTGTGGGAACAGCTAGTTCCATCGAGATTACATCGGAATAAACTGAGTTTACCATTGTTGGCCGCATTGTATGTGGCAACCAGTACCTTTCCGTTGATACTATCGATATTGGCCTTAGCATTTGATCCTGAATCAGTTCCTTGTCCCGCCGAGATATCGGAATGGGAACAGCTAGTTCCATCTAAGTTACAACGAAATAAACTGGGTTTGCCACTGTTGGCCGCATTGTATGTGGCAACCAATAACTTTCCATTTACAGCGTCGATTACAGCATTCGGCCTAGCTCCAGAATTCGTTCCTTGTCCTGCCGAGATATCGGAATGAGAACAGCTAGTTCCATCTAAGTTACAACGAAATAAGCTGAGTTTACCATTGTTGGCCACATTATATGTCAAAACCAATAACTTTCTATTGATAGCATCGATTATGGCATTTGGCCTACCTGCGGAATTCGTTCCTTGTCCAACAGAGATATCTGTGTGGGAACAGCTAGTTCCATCGAGGTTACATCGGGATAAACTGAGTTTACCGTTGTTGCTATTATTTTGGGTAACCACTAGAAGTTTCTCGTTGAAGTTATCGACGACTGGGCTCGGATCCATACCTGAGTTAGTTCCTTGTCCCGCCGAGATATCGGTGTGGGTACAACTAGTTCCATCAAGATTACAACGAAACAAACTGGCCTTAGCATTGTTTGTAAAGTTTGTAGTCACCACCAATAACTTTCCGTTTAGGGTATCGATGACAGTATTAGAATAACGACTTGAAGTACTTCCTTGTCCTGCAGAAATATCTACATGGGTTCCTGTGACACTTGTTCCAGGTGCTGTCGTTGTTGTATAGGCCCCTGCTTCTAATAACGATACTGCACTATTTCCTCCGCTACTACTTGCGCGCACTCTAAAGTAATACAAAGTATTGCCTGTAAGCCCGGTAATAGTTGCATTGGGAGATGTCACAGGCCCAAAACTTGACGATGCCGTAGTCACACCCGGACTTGTGCTATAGTACACTGTGTACGATGTGGCTCCCGTTACTGGCCACCATTGTACAAGAGCACTCGTTCCTCCAGCTTGCGCCTCCACTATGGCGGGAGCATCTGGTGGGCCTACATAGAAACTAGCGTTTCCAGAAGTGCTTAAGTTTCCGGCCAAGTCACGAGCTAAGTATTTCACTTGGTTGCTACCATTGGAAAGTGCCACGGGTGTTGTATAAACTGATCCATTGGTGATAGCCCCACTTCCGTCAAACGTCGGTTCTGTGCCATTTAGTGTGTAAATGATTTTATCACATCCACTGCCACCCGTGTCGGAACAACTGAGTTGGAGTTGGGTTCCCGAGACAAAAGGTCCAGAACCAGAAGGAGAGGCCATGGTTAGGACGGGAGCCGCGGTATCTTTTTTTGTTGTACGTGTGGTCGAACCGAAGCTGCCGATTAAATTTGCCACACAGATACGAATGGTATTATCTCCTTCCACAAACAGAGAGTTGGCGATGGCTGAAGTGATGTCTGTTGTTGCAGAAACATTTCCCGAAACATTCGCATTGGAGCCAGTATTTGTGAGAGCCGTTCCGTTCGAACAGTTAGACCCACCCAAACGAATTTGGTAGGAACCAGCCTTAGAACTTTGCCAACTGAGGGAAACATTCGACGACCCATTGATCGCAGCTGTATATGAATTCACAGTGATGGTGGCTACTTGCGTGTCCACTGTATAGTTTGCTGAACTGACACCAGAAACATTTCCCGCTTTGTCACGGGCCACAAACTTTGTATAGGTGACAGCACCATCGGCCATGGTTATGGCAGATGTATACAAAGTACCGCTACTGACGGTTCCTGTTGTCCCTTGGATGGCGGGGTTTGTAGGAGCCGATCCCACTTGGAAAGCGTAGGCGATTCCATCACAGCCACTTCCTCCGGTATCGGTACAAGAAAGAGAAACGGAAGTGGCCACTCCATAATATCCTGCCCCAGGATCAGCAGTCACAACGGGTGCCGTATCATCTCTTTGGAGACTGACAGAAACAAATCCAGTGAGTCCATTGGAAGCTGTCACACAAATGCGGTAAGTCTTTGTACCTTCTCCAGTAAAATTGGAATGAGAACGAACAAATCCTTGGTCTACGTTTGCTGTAGCTGTACCGGTCGTGGCAATGGTTCCCGTATCACAAGAACTTCCCTCGCGAACCGTAAACGAACCAGAACGATCCGATTTCCAGGTTGCCGTAGAGCTGCTAATGGCTCCAGCACTGGCACTGATCGCCCCTGAAGACTGGCCCACAATGGTAAGCGCTGGAATTTTGGTGTCGATCGTATAAACAATGCTAATCGGTGCAGAAACGTTTCCTGCTAGGTCACGACAAATTGCCTGGAGGGTATGAGTTCCTTCTGTAGAAAGAGAAACAGCTTGGGAAGATTTTGCAATGATGGTTCCCGTTTTTGGTAGAAATGAAGGAATCGCCCCATCTAATGTATAAACGATGGAACCGGCAGCCTTATTGTCCGCACAAGTGAGAGTTGTTGTTTGAGTGGTGGAAAAAGTTCCGGTTAACAAAGAACTGGTGATGGTTGGGGGAGTCGTGTCATTTAAAATGGTGACAATGGTTGTATCATTCGGTGTTCCATCTCCGTCTGTATCGAAACCGAGTGGGTTTCCATTTGTATCCACGATGATGACCACAGGATTTCCTGTTCCCCCAGGAGCTGTGGTGAGAAAACCAGGAGGGTTTGGACTAATGTAATAGTCAGGTAATCCATCCCCATTTGTGTCTACGGCGTCCGGAATTCCATCCCCATTCGTATCGAGTAAGAGAAGGTTAGGTGTTGTGCCGCCTGTGAGATTGATTCCATCGGAAACACCATCACCATCAGAATCAATCAGGGTTCCA
Protein-coding sequences here:
- a CDS encoding chitobiase/beta-hexosaminidase C-terminal domain-containing protein, which produces MRNKIYSLLFFFILMSHCALIPGTNPQTDSNIFVLLFGLLGGSPSSAQNLTPGTAIDLSGDGKPDGTLIDSDGDGVSDGINLTGGTTPNLLLLDTNGDGIPDAVDTNGDGLPDYYISPNPPGFLTTAPGGTGNPVVIIVDTNGNPLGFDTDGDGTPNDTTIVTILNDTTPPTITSSLLTGTFSTTQTTTLTCADNKAAGSIVYTLDGAIPSFLPKTGTIIAKSSQAVSLSTEGTHTLQAICRDLAGNVSAPISIVYTIDTKIPALTIVGQSSGAISASAGAISSSTATWKSDRSGSFTVREGSSCDTGTIATTGTATANVDQGFVRSHSNFTGEGTKTYRICVTASNGLTGFVSVSLQRDDTAPVVTADPGAGYYGVATSVSLSCTDTGGSGCDGIAYAFQVGSAPTNPAIQGTTGTVSSGTLYTSAITMADGAVTYTKFVARDKAGNVSGVSSANYTVDTQVATITVNSYTAAINGSSNVSLSWQSSKAGSYQIRLGGSNCSNGTALTNTGSNANVSGNVSATTDITSAIANSLFVEGDNTIRICVANLIGSFGSTTRTTKKDTAAPVLTMASPSGSGPFVSGTQLQLSCSDTGGSGCDKIIYTLNGTEPTFDGSGAITNGSVYTTPVALSNGSNQVKYLARDLAGNLSTSGNASFYVGPPDAPAIVEAQAGGTSALVQWWPVTGATSYTVYYSTSPGVTTASSSFGPVTSPNATITGLTGNTLYYFRVRASSSGGNSAVSLLEAGAYTTTTAPGTSVTGTHVDISAGQGSTSSRYSNTVIDTLNGKLLVVTTNFTNNAKASLFRCNLDGTSCTHTDISAGQGTNSGMDPSPVVDNFNEKLLVVTQNNSNNGKLSLSRCNLDGTSCSHTDISVGQGTNSAGRPNAIIDAINRKLLVLTYNVANNGKLSLFRCNLDGTSCSHSDISAGQGTNSGARPNAVIDAVNGKLLVATYNAANSGKPSLFRCNLDGTSCSHSDISAGQGTDSGSNAKANIDSINGKVLVATYNAANNGKLSLFRCNLDGTSCSHTDISVGQGTDSGMEPKAVIDRMNGKLLVVTRNNANDKKPSLFRCNLDGTSCTHTDISAGQGTGSGIEPSIAMNPLNGRLLVVTVNEANTFKPSLFIW